A portion of the Streptomyces sp. NBC_00376 genome contains these proteins:
- a CDS encoding phosphatase domain-containing protein, which translates to MRSDHRPLAVFDLDGTLADSGHRQHYLEGRRRDWDGFFAAAVDDPPLAEGVRLALDSAGSCEVRYLTGRPERCRRDTVAWLAEQGLPEGRVYMRRDGDRRPARHTKLEILKRLGREREIRMLVDDDELVCDAAEQAGFTVVRARWAKASAALRDAQEREGRT; encoded by the coding sequence GTGAGAAGCGACCATCGGCCCCTGGCCGTATTCGACTTGGACGGCACGCTCGCGGACAGCGGCCACCGGCAGCACTACCTGGAGGGGCGCCGGCGCGACTGGGACGGCTTCTTCGCCGCGGCCGTCGACGACCCGCCGCTCGCCGAAGGCGTACGGCTGGCACTCGACAGCGCCGGGAGCTGCGAGGTCAGGTACCTCACCGGCCGGCCCGAGAGGTGCCGCCGGGACACCGTTGCCTGGCTGGCGGAACAGGGACTGCCCGAGGGGCGCGTGTACATGCGCCGCGACGGCGACCGCAGGCCGGCCCGGCACACCAAGCTGGAAATCCTGAAGCGGCTGGGCCGGGAGCGTGAGATCCGGATGCTGGTCGATGACGACGAACTCGTCTGTGACGCGGCCGAGCAGGCCGGTTTCACCGTGGTACGGGCCCGCTGGGCGAAGGCGTCGGCCGCTCTGCGGGACGCGCAGGAGCGAGAGGGCCGTACCTGA
- a CDS encoding polysaccharide pyruvyl transferase family protein has protein sequence MASNVNDVKRILLRSGKSPYDVVPVERALHEDVFATNSGNLIFSDAAHKILETPRSQVVSNGITTQVADADRINSEYDVFVIPLANAFRPSFERQLERLTQLISKLKIPVVVPGVGAQTGVNYSADRLKPMQSTVYAFVSAVLDHSASIGVRGEFTERYLRDMGFRDVDVIGCPSMFLNGSRLTIREDGRALGPESRVAVNGSHDAVRKHKLGQIIDRAHARYPHLRFIGQNLSDARQLHWRDLSHPNAAVTGIPTHPDHPMFEEGKVRVYIDPVTWMDDLRGFDFSFGSRIHGNIAALLAGTPATVLCGDSRTLELCRYFDIPHRMLSKVPADLDPADLHASADFGPLMRGHQERFDRFMNFLDKNGLENTFTHGDGGAAFEKRMSGLSFPPGVRPWVGSDPATMAARLNWLQTQLTELTAENTRLKRKVQKNASLPAQRSTYQRARSVVGRPIKRALRPSR, from the coding sequence GTGGCATCCAACGTTAACGATGTGAAGCGAATACTCCTGCGATCAGGGAAGAGCCCGTACGACGTAGTACCTGTCGAGCGCGCTCTCCATGAGGACGTGTTCGCCACCAACTCGGGCAACCTGATCTTCAGCGATGCCGCACACAAGATCCTTGAGACGCCGCGTTCGCAGGTGGTGTCGAACGGGATCACCACCCAGGTCGCCGACGCCGACCGGATCAACAGCGAGTACGACGTCTTCGTCATCCCGCTCGCCAACGCCTTCCGGCCCTCCTTCGAACGGCAGCTGGAGCGGCTCACCCAGCTCATCTCGAAGCTGAAGATCCCCGTAGTGGTCCCCGGCGTCGGCGCCCAGACCGGCGTCAACTACTCCGCGGACCGGCTGAAGCCGATGCAGTCCACGGTCTACGCGTTCGTCTCCGCCGTACTCGACCACAGCGCCTCCATCGGTGTGCGCGGCGAGTTCACCGAGCGGTATCTGCGGGACATGGGATTCCGCGACGTCGATGTCATCGGCTGCCCCTCGATGTTCCTCAACGGCAGCAGGCTCACCATCCGGGAGGACGGACGGGCGCTCGGACCCGAGTCCCGCGTCGCCGTCAACGGATCGCACGACGCGGTGCGCAAGCACAAGCTCGGGCAGATCATCGACCGCGCCCACGCGCGCTACCCGCACCTGCGGTTCATCGGCCAGAACCTCTCCGACGCCCGTCAGCTGCACTGGCGCGACCTGTCCCACCCGAACGCCGCGGTGACCGGCATCCCCACCCACCCCGACCACCCCATGTTCGAGGAGGGCAAGGTCCGGGTCTACATCGACCCGGTCACCTGGATGGACGACCTGAGGGGCTTCGATTTCTCCTTCGGGTCCCGGATCCACGGCAACATCGCGGCGCTGCTGGCCGGAACGCCGGCCACGGTCCTCTGCGGCGACTCCCGGACGCTGGAGCTGTGCCGCTACTTCGACATCCCGCACCGGATGCTGTCCAAGGTCCCGGCCGACCTCGACCCCGCCGACCTCCACGCCTCGGCGGACTTCGGGCCGCTGATGCGCGGCCACCAGGAGCGGTTCGACCGGTTCATGAACTTCCTCGACAAGAACGGCCTGGAGAACACCTTCACCCACGGCGACGGCGGCGCAGCCTTCGAGAAGCGGATGAGCGGGCTGTCCTTCCCGCCCGGCGTCCGCCCCTGGGTCGGCTCCGACCCCGCCACGATGGCGGCGCGACTGAACTGGCTCCAGACCCAGCTGACCGAACTCACCGCCGAGAACACCCGGCTCAAGCGCAAGGTCCAGAAGAACGCCTCGCTGCCCGCCCAGCGGTCCACGTACCAGCGCGCCCGCAGCGTCGTGGGAAGGCCCATCAAGCGCGCACTGCGTCCCTCCCGGTAG
- the uvrA gene encoding excinuclease ABC subunit UvrA — MSTPHDPYVRVRGAREHNLQDVSVDIPRDTLTVFTGVSGSGKSSLAFGTIYAEAQRRYFESVAPYARRLIHQVGAPAVGEVTGLPPAVSLEQRRSVPGARSSVGTVTTLSNFLRMLFSRAGDYPAGAERLDSDAFSPNTAAGACPQCHGLGLIHRTTEELLVPDPSLSIRDGAIAAWPGAWQGKNLRDVLDALGYDIDRPWGELGTEEREWILFTDEQPVVTVHPVREAGRIQRPYQGTYMSARRYVMHTFADSKSRTLRAKAERFLASAPCPACGGSRLRPQAMAVTFAGRTIAELAALPLTSLAELLRAAGGSETARVLTADLLARIETVTELGLGYLSLDRTAPTLSSGELQRLRLATQLRSGLFGVVYVLDEPSAGLHPADTESLLGVLGRLKEAGNSVFVVEHQMDVVRRADWLVDVGPLAGEHGGRVLHSGPPAGLAEVAESATRRFLFDDGPAPQRKVRTPSGLLRLNGVDRHNVRGVDAEFPLGVFTAVTGVSGSGKSTLVGQVLAGALADRQAGAAEPAAERPAPWCASAQGLEAVDRLVQVDQRPIGRTPRSNLATYTGLFDVVRKLFAATETARERGYRAGRFSFNVAGGRCETCQGEGFVSVELLFLPSTYAPCPDCHGARYNPQTLEVTLRGLDIAQVLDLTVESAAGFFAGTPAAERSLRTLLDVGLGYLRLGQPATELSGGEAQRIKLATELQRTRRGHTLYLLDEPTTGLHPSDVEVLMRQLHGLVDAGDTVVVVEHDMAVVAAADRVIDLGPGGGDRGGRIVAAGTPMDVARSPESRTAPYLRTALRLD, encoded by the coding sequence ATGTCCACCCCCCACGATCCGTACGTCCGGGTGCGCGGCGCCCGTGAGCACAACCTCCAGGACGTCTCGGTCGACATCCCGCGCGACACCCTCACCGTCTTCACCGGTGTCTCCGGCTCCGGGAAGTCCTCCCTCGCGTTCGGGACGATCTACGCCGAGGCCCAGCGCCGTTACTTCGAGTCGGTCGCTCCGTACGCGCGCCGGCTGATCCATCAGGTCGGCGCGCCCGCGGTCGGCGAGGTCACCGGACTGCCGCCCGCGGTCTCCCTGGAGCAGCGCCGCTCGGTGCCCGGCGCCCGTTCGTCCGTCGGCACGGTCACCACGCTCTCCAACTTCCTGCGCATGCTGTTCTCACGGGCCGGGGACTACCCGGCCGGTGCCGAGCGGCTCGACTCCGACGCCTTCTCGCCGAACACCGCCGCCGGGGCGTGCCCGCAGTGCCACGGGCTCGGCCTGATCCACCGCACCACCGAGGAGCTGCTGGTCCCCGACCCCTCGCTGTCGATCCGGGACGGTGCGATCGCTGCCTGGCCGGGGGCGTGGCAGGGCAAGAACCTGCGCGATGTGCTGGACGCGCTGGGGTACGACATCGACCGGCCGTGGGGCGAGCTGGGCACCGAGGAGCGGGAGTGGATCCTGTTCACCGACGAGCAGCCGGTGGTGACGGTCCATCCGGTACGGGAGGCGGGGCGCATCCAACGCCCCTACCAGGGCACGTACATGAGTGCCCGCCGCTATGTGATGCACACCTTCGCGGACTCCAAGAGCCGCACGTTGCGGGCGAAGGCGGAGCGGTTCCTGGCCAGTGCCCCGTGTCCGGCCTGCGGCGGCAGCCGGCTGCGCCCCCAGGCGATGGCCGTCACCTTCGCCGGCCGTACGATCGCGGAGCTGGCCGCGCTGCCGCTGACCTCGCTCGCCGAGCTGCTGCGCGCGGCGGGCGGCAGCGAGACGGCCCGGGTGCTGACGGCGGATCTGCTCGCCCGGATCGAGACGGTCACCGAGCTCGGCCTCGGCTATCTCAGCCTCGACCGCACCGCCCCGACCCTGTCCTCCGGCGAGCTCCAACGGCTGCGCCTCGCCACCCAGTTGCGCTCGGGGCTCTTCGGGGTCGTCTACGTGCTGGACGAGCCGTCGGCCGGCCTCCATCCGGCGGACACCGAGTCGCTGCTCGGGGTGCTGGGCCGGCTGAAGGAGGCCGGGAACTCGGTCTTCGTCGTGGAGCACCAGATGGATGTGGTGCGCCGGGCCGACTGGCTGGTCGACGTGGGGCCGCTGGCCGGTGAGCACGGGGGCCGGGTGCTGCACAGCGGGCCACCGGCCGGGCTCGCGGAGGTGGCGGAGTCGGCCACCCGGCGCTTCCTCTTCGACGACGGGCCCGCACCGCAGCGGAAGGTGCGTACGCCGTCGGGCCTGCTGAGGCTGAACGGGGTCGACCGGCACAATGTCCGGGGCGTGGACGCCGAGTTCCCGCTCGGCGTCTTCACGGCCGTCACCGGAGTCTCGGGGTCGGGGAAGTCGACGCTGGTCGGCCAGGTCCTGGCCGGTGCGCTCGCCGACCGGCAGGCCGGCGCCGCGGAACCGGCCGCGGAGCGCCCCGCGCCCTGGTGCGCCTCGGCGCAGGGGCTGGAGGCGGTGGACCGTCTCGTACAGGTCGACCAGCGGCCGATCGGCCGTACCCCCCGGTCCAATCTGGCCACGTACACCGGGCTCTTCGACGTCGTGCGGAAGCTGTTCGCCGCGACGGAGACGGCGCGGGAGCGCGGCTACCGGGCCGGGCGGTTCTCCTTCAACGTGGCGGGCGGGCGGTGCGAGACCTGCCAGGGCGAGGGTTTCGTCTCCGTGGAGCTGCTCTTCCTGCCCAGTACGTACGCGCCCTGCCCGGACTGCCACGGGGCGCGGTACAACCCGCAGACCTTGGAGGTCACCCTGCGCGGTCTGGACATCGCTCAGGTTCTGGACCTGACGGTGGAGTCGGCGGCCGGGTTCTTCGCGGGTACGCCGGCCGCCGAGCGCAGTCTGCGGACCCTGCTCGACGTCGGGCTCGGCTATCTGCGGCTCGGTCAGCCCGCGACGGAGCTGTCCGGCGGCGAGGCCCAGCGCATCAAGCTCGCCACCGAGCTCCAGCGGACCCGCCGGGGCCACACCCTGTACCTGCTGGACGAGCCGACGACGGGACTGCACCCCTCCGATGTCGAGGTGCTGATGCGGCAGTTGCACGGTCTCGTCGACGCGGGCGACACGGTGGTGGTCGTGGAGCACGACATGGCGGTGGTCGCGGCTGCCGACCGGGTGATCGATCTGGGCCCCGGCGGCGGCGACCGGGGAGGCAGGATCGTGGCGGCGGGGACGCCGATGGACGTGGCCCGGTCCCCGGAGAGCCGTACGGCTCCGTACCTCCGGACTGCGCTCCGTCTCGACTGA
- the egtD gene encoding L-histidine N(alpha)-methyltransferase translates to MSPFLLTRTLPVDATDAALRADVLHGLTRHPKTLPPKWFYDAHGSELFEEITRLPEYYPTRAEREILIDRADEIARASGARTLIELGSGSSEKTRHLLDALPALHSYVPVDVSESALRGAAESLLAQRPELSVHALIADFTGGLALPGTPGPRLIAFLGGTVGNLLPAERAVFLKSVRSLLSPGDALLLGTDLVKEEKVLVAAYDDAAGVTAEFNRNVLRVVNRELGADFDPAGFDHVAFWDPGHEWIEMRLRARRAHTVKIPELDLVVPFEAGEELRTEVSAKFRKEGVRAELDAAGLRLDQWWTDSGGRFALSLATAV, encoded by the coding sequence GTGAGTCCCTTTCTGCTGACCCGCACCCTGCCGGTGGACGCGACGGACGCGGCGCTGCGCGCCGACGTGCTGCACGGTCTGACCCGGCACCCGAAGACACTGCCGCCCAAGTGGTTCTACGACGCGCACGGCAGTGAACTGTTCGAGGAGATCACCCGGCTGCCCGAGTACTATCCGACCCGCGCCGAGCGGGAGATCCTGATCGACCGCGCCGACGAGATCGCGCGGGCCTCCGGGGCACGGACCTTGATCGAGCTGGGGTCCGGCTCGTCCGAGAAGACCCGGCATCTGCTGGACGCGCTGCCCGCGCTGCACAGTTACGTGCCGGTCGATGTGAGCGAGAGCGCGCTGCGCGGGGCGGCCGAGTCGCTGCTCGCGCAGCGGCCCGAGCTGTCCGTGCACGCCCTGATCGCCGATTTCACCGGCGGTCTGGCGCTGCCGGGCACCCCGGGTCCCAGACTGATCGCGTTCCTGGGCGGCACGGTCGGCAATCTGCTGCCTGCCGAGCGCGCCGTGTTCCTGAAGTCCGTACGGTCGCTGCTCTCCCCCGGCGACGCGCTGCTGCTCGGCACTGACCTGGTGAAGGAGGAAAAGGTGCTGGTCGCCGCGTACGACGATGCGGCGGGGGTGACCGCGGAGTTCAACAGGAACGTGTTGCGGGTCGTGAACCGGGAACTGGGGGCGGACTTCGACCCCGCCGGTTTCGATCACGTGGCGTTCTGGGACCCGGGGCACGAGTGGATCGAGATGCGGCTGCGGGCCCGTCGGGCGCACACCGTGAAGATCCCGGAGCTGGATCTGGTGGTGCCCTTCGAGGCCGGCGAGGAGTTGCGTACGGAGGTGTCGGCCAAGTTCCGCAAGGAGGGTGTCCGGGCGGAACTGGACGCGGCCGGGCTGCGGCTGGATCAGTGGTGGACGGATTCCGGCGGCCGGTTCGCGCTCTCGTTGGCGACGGCGGTCTGA
- a CDS encoding lysophospholipid acyltransferase family protein, with amino-acid sequence MNPWLPTAPCTPGACAGHDGRVRCRPAAAALLLAGCLCIMAGALGAPFVALLGAARRERLIRRWAYGVVRAFGVRVRIVGAPVEPAGALGTTGTLVVANHISWLDIPLVAAVFPGRMLAKSEIRGWPLLGPLAALGGTLFVERDRLRALPTTVRTIGAALRGGSRVVVFPEGTTWCGRGPGGRFAPAAFQAAIDADAEVRPVRIAYRATPPRRTGTGRTGHNEPVEHNAPTEHDTPSERNAPTEHNEPAGAAAFVGDDPLVASLWRVVTAAGLTAEIRVLPLIPAAGRPDRRDLARRAQTAVANESANRPPESVHH; translated from the coding sequence ATGAACCCCTGGCTGCCCACCGCCCCCTGCACCCCGGGCGCCTGCGCCGGTCACGACGGCCGCGTGCGGTGCCGCCCGGCCGCCGCGGCCCTGCTGCTCGCCGGATGCCTGTGCATCATGGCCGGGGCGCTGGGCGCCCCGTTCGTGGCACTGCTCGGCGCGGCACGACGGGAACGGCTGATCCGGCGCTGGGCGTACGGTGTCGTGCGTGCCTTCGGGGTGCGGGTAAGAATCGTCGGTGCCCCTGTGGAACCCGCCGGGGCCCTCGGCACGACGGGCACGCTCGTCGTCGCGAACCACATCTCATGGCTGGACATCCCGCTCGTCGCCGCCGTGTTCCCCGGCCGGATGCTCGCCAAGAGCGAGATCCGCGGCTGGCCGCTGCTCGGCCCGCTCGCCGCACTCGGCGGCACGCTCTTCGTCGAGCGCGACCGTCTGCGCGCCCTGCCCACGACCGTGCGCACCATCGGGGCGGCGCTGCGCGGCGGTTCGCGTGTGGTCGTCTTCCCGGAAGGCACCACCTGGTGCGGGCGCGGCCCCGGAGGCCGGTTCGCACCCGCCGCCTTCCAGGCCGCGATCGACGCGGACGCCGAGGTCCGGCCGGTACGCATCGCCTACCGCGCCACGCCGCCCCGGCGCACCGGGACAGGCCGGACGGGGCACAACGAACCGGTGGAACACAACGCCCCGACGGAACATGACACCCCGTCGGAACGCAACGCCCCGACGGAACACAACGAACCGGCCGGTGCAGCCGCGTTCGTCGGCGACGATCCGCTCGTCGCCTCGTTGTGGCGGGTGGTGACGGCGGCCGGCCTGACCGCCGAGATCCGCGTACTGCCGCTGATCCCGGCAGCCGGCCGGCCGGACCGCCGTGACCTGGCCCGCCGCGCTCAGACCGCCGTCGCCAACGAGAGCGCGAACCGGCCGCCGGAATCCGTCCACCACTGA
- a CDS encoding GNAT family N-acetyltransferase: MNALPVTSLPTAPVVPAQPVAPAPPRYRVSLAADQDEVRAAQRLRHLVFAGELGARLDGPEPGLDSDAFDAYCDHLLVREETTGDVVATYRVLPPDRARIAGRLYAESEFDLGRLGPIRDDLVEVGRSCVHPAHRDGAVIALIWAGLARYMERTGHNWLAGCCSIPLADGGTAAAGAWETVRTKHLAPEDHWVTPHRLWQPTTAAQAVPPTGLATLPPLLRGYLRLGAWVCGAPAHDPDFNVADLYVLLSLRRTDPRYLRHFLALAPLR, encoded by the coding sequence ATGAACGCGCTGCCCGTCACCTCCCTCCCCACCGCGCCCGTCGTTCCCGCGCAGCCCGTCGCCCCCGCCCCGCCGCGCTACCGGGTGTCCCTCGCCGCCGACCAGGACGAGGTCCGCGCCGCCCAACGGCTGCGCCACCTGGTCTTCGCCGGTGAGCTGGGCGCCAGGCTCGACGGACCCGAACCCGGCCTGGACAGCGACGCGTTCGACGCGTACTGCGACCACCTGCTGGTCCGGGAGGAGACCACCGGCGACGTCGTCGCCACCTACCGCGTGCTGCCGCCCGACCGGGCCCGGATCGCCGGACGCCTCTACGCGGAGAGCGAGTTCGACCTCGGCCGGCTCGGCCCGATCCGCGACGACCTGGTCGAGGTCGGACGCTCCTGCGTCCACCCGGCCCACCGCGACGGCGCCGTCATAGCACTGATCTGGGCCGGACTCGCCCGCTACATGGAACGCACCGGCCACAACTGGCTGGCCGGCTGCTGCTCCATCCCTCTCGCCGACGGAGGCACCGCGGCGGCCGGCGCGTGGGAGACCGTACGGACGAAGCACCTGGCACCCGAGGACCACTGGGTCACCCCGCACCGCCTCTGGCAGCCCACCACGGCCGCCCAGGCGGTCCCGCCCACCGGGCTCGCCACGCTGCCCCCGCTGCTCCGGGGCTATCTGCGCCTCGGTGCCTGGGTGTGCGGGGCGCCCGCCCACGATCCCGACTTCAACGTCGCCGACCTGTACGTACTGCTGTCGCTGCGCCGCACCGACCCCCGCTACCTGCGCCACTTCCTCGCCCTCGCCCCGCTGCGATGA
- a CDS encoding extracellular solute-binding protein, with the protein MKNRILVGAVALVSTFALGGCGLLSGSEASGSKKVTIWLMKDSVSADFLKRFTKAYKDEHPSVELEFKFQSWSGIGPKVTGALKGEDTPDVIEVGNTQVAQYAESGGLRDLTLESVRDLGSEDWLPGLADPGSIGGMQYGIPWYAANRVVIYNKELFEQAGIKNPPKTRDEWIADSRQLNRNGNQGIYLAGQNWYVLAGFIWDEGGELAEEKGGQWEGALDSPAALRGMSFYKELQALGDGPKDADEEKPPQADVFAEGNVAQIISVPGTVAQIEKKNPELKGKLGYFPIPGKTANEPGSVFTGGSDLIVPDKADQRAEGIEVVKALAGRKWQEELARTMSYVPNKPDLARVILGQEGTAAMARGATKGRATPNSPQWADVEADNPIKPYMTAVLEGGDPQRAARTASAKITSKLTAN; encoded by the coding sequence GTGAAGAACCGCATACTCGTCGGAGCCGTCGCGCTCGTCTCCACTTTTGCCCTGGGGGGATGTGGCCTGCTCTCCGGATCGGAGGCGTCCGGCAGCAAGAAGGTCACGATCTGGCTGATGAAGGACAGCGTCTCCGCCGATTTCCTGAAGCGGTTCACCAAGGCGTACAAGGACGAGCACCCGTCCGTCGAGCTGGAGTTCAAGTTCCAGAGCTGGAGCGGAATCGGCCCGAAGGTCACCGGCGCACTCAAGGGCGAGGACACCCCGGACGTCATCGAGGTCGGCAACACTCAGGTCGCCCAGTACGCGGAGAGCGGCGGCCTGCGCGATCTCACCCTGGAGTCCGTACGTGACCTCGGCAGCGAGGACTGGCTGCCCGGCCTCGCCGACCCCGGCAGCATCGGCGGCATGCAGTACGGCATTCCCTGGTACGCGGCCAACCGAGTGGTGATCTACAACAAGGAACTCTTCGAGCAGGCAGGCATAAAGAACCCGCCGAAGACCCGGGACGAGTGGATCGCGGACAGCCGGCAGCTGAACCGGAACGGAAATCAGGGGATCTACCTCGCGGGCCAGAACTGGTATGTCCTCGCCGGATTCATCTGGGACGAGGGCGGCGAACTCGCCGAGGAGAAGGGCGGCCAGTGGGAAGGCGCCCTGGACAGTCCCGCCGCGCTGCGGGGCATGAGCTTCTACAAGGAACTCCAGGCGCTCGGTGACGGACCGAAGGACGCCGACGAGGAAAAGCCCCCGCAGGCCGACGTGTTCGCCGAGGGGAATGTCGCACAGATCATCTCGGTGCCCGGCACCGTCGCGCAGATCGAGAAGAAGAATCCCGAACTCAAGGGAAAACTCGGCTACTTCCCGATCCCGGGCAAGACCGCGAATGAGCCCGGCTCCGTCTTCACCGGCGGGTCCGACCTGATCGTCCCGGACAAGGCGGACCAGCGCGCCGAGGGCATCGAAGTGGTCAAGGCGCTGGCGGGCCGGAAGTGGCAGGAAGAACTCGCCAGAACGATGAGCTACGTGCCCAACAAGCCCGACCTCGCCCGCGTCATCCTGGGCCAGGAAGGCACCGCGGCGATGGCCCGCGGCGCCACGAAGGGCCGGGCGACCCCCAACTCGCCGCAGTGGGCGGACGTGGAGGCCGACAACCCGATCAAGCCGTACATGACGGCGGTGCTGGAGGGCGGAGACCCGCAGCGTGCGGCGAGGACCGCCTCGGCGAAGATCACCTCCAAGCTCACCGCGAACTGA
- a CDS encoding dodecin encodes MSNHTYRVTEIVGTSHEGVDDAIRRGVARASETLHNLDWFEITQVRGEIKDGRVEHYQVGLKVGFRLDETS; translated from the coding sequence ATGTCAAATCACACCTACCGGGTCACCGAAATCGTCGGAACCTCGCACGAGGGCGTGGACGACGCCATCCGCAGAGGCGTCGCAAGAGCTTCTGAAACGTTGCACAATCTCGACTGGTTCGAGATCACTCAAGTGCGTGGCGAGATCAAGGACGGCCGGGTGGAGCACTACCAGGTTGGCTTGAAAGTGGGCTTCCGGCTCGACGAGACGAGCTGA
- a CDS encoding glycosyl hydrolase family 18 protein, with protein MRRPRTVGAVLSALATAVASAGLILGSGAGAQAAETAATPLPAHVFAPYFEAWNGDSPAALSQASGAKYLTMAFIQTEARGSCTPYWNGDSSTPIAQSEFGADFTTMRSRGGDVIPSFGGYTADNGGTEIADSCTSVDSIAAAYEKVITTYDVSRLDMDIEDNSLENSAGIDRRNKAIKKVQDWAAANGRSVQISYTLPTTTSGLADSGLAVLENAVSNGAKVDVVNLMTFDYYDGATHNMAEDTKTAITGLKDQLADLYPSKTDAQLWSMTGVIEMPGIDDYGPAETFTTADATSVYNWAVAKGLSTLSFWALQRDNGGCPGTGGSDTCSGIAQDTWYFSHTFAPFTGGGGPVTDDYSVTVAPGSATVAPGGSTTATVNTAVTSGSAKTVALTTSGAPAGVTATLSPTSVTAGGTAKLTLAASASAAPGTYQIEVTGASGTLSHAAAFTLTVSGPGGGTGALVNGDFESGSLSPWTCESGGAVVSTPVHGGSHALAAAATASQTGECAQTLTLSPNTKYTLSGWVQGSYGYLGVRGDATASTWGSSSGYAKQSVTFTTGSSGTVTVYLHGWYGQGTVYGDDISVTS; from the coding sequence ATGAGACGTCCAAGAACAGTCGGCGCCGTCCTGAGCGCCTTGGCCACCGCCGTCGCGTCCGCAGGTCTGATCCTCGGATCCGGCGCCGGCGCACAGGCCGCAGAGACCGCCGCCACCCCCCTGCCCGCGCACGTCTTCGCCCCGTACTTCGAGGCGTGGAACGGCGACAGCCCGGCCGCGCTCTCGCAGGCGTCCGGTGCCAAGTACCTGACCATGGCCTTCATCCAGACGGAGGCCCGCGGTTCCTGCACCCCTTACTGGAACGGTGATTCGAGCACACCCATCGCCCAGTCCGAGTTCGGCGCCGACTTCACCACCATGCGGTCGCGCGGCGGCGACGTGATCCCGTCGTTCGGCGGATACACCGCCGACAACGGCGGCACCGAGATCGCCGACAGCTGTACCAGCGTCGACTCCATCGCGGCGGCCTACGAGAAGGTCATCACGACGTACGACGTGTCCCGCCTCGACATGGACATCGAGGACAACTCCCTGGAGAACAGCGCCGGGATCGACCGCCGCAACAAGGCGATCAAGAAGGTCCAGGACTGGGCCGCCGCCAACGGGCGCTCGGTGCAGATCTCGTACACCCTGCCCACCACCACGAGCGGTCTGGCCGACAGCGGTCTCGCGGTGCTGGAGAACGCCGTGTCCAACGGCGCCAAGGTCGATGTGGTGAACCTCATGACCTTCGACTACTACGACGGCGCCACGCACAACATGGCCGAGGACACCAAGACGGCGATCACGGGCCTCAAGGACCAGCTGGCCGATCTGTACCCGTCGAAGACCGACGCCCAGCTGTGGTCCATGACCGGCGTCATCGAGATGCCGGGCATCGACGACTACGGCCCGGCCGAGACGTTCACCACGGCCGACGCCACCTCGGTCTACAACTGGGCCGTCGCCAAGGGCCTGAGCACCCTGTCGTTCTGGGCGCTCCAGCGCGACAACGGCGGCTGCCCCGGGACCGGCGGGAGCGACACCTGTTCCGGCATCGCACAGGACACGTGGTACTTCAGCCACACCTTCGCGCCGTTCACGGGCGGCGGGGGTCCGGTGACGGACGACTACTCGGTGACGGTGGCTCCCGGTTCGGCGACGGTCGCCCCCGGTGGCTCCACGACGGCGACCGTGAACACCGCGGTCACCTCCGGCAGCGCGAAGACCGTCGCGCTGACGACGAGCGGGGCGCCCGCCGGTGTGACGGCGACGCTCAGCCCCACCTCGGTCACCGCGGGCGGCACGGCGAAGCTGACGCTCGCCGCGTCGGCGTCCGCGGCACCGGGCACGTACCAAATCGAGGTGACCGGTGCCTCGGGCACGCTCAGCCACGCGGCCGCCTTCACCCTGACGGTGTCGGGCCCGGGCGGCGGCACCGGCGCCCTGGTGAACGGTGACTTCGAGTCGGGTTCGCTGAGCCCCTGGACGTGCGAGTCCGGTGGCGCGGTCGTCTCCACACCGGTGCACGGCGGTTCGCACGCGCTCGCCGCGGCGGCCACCGCGTCGCAGACCGGTGAGTGTGCGCAGACCCTCACCCTGTCCCCCAACACCAAGTACACGCTGAGCGGTTGGGTGCAGGGCAGCTACGGATACCTCGGGGTGCGCGGCGACGCGACGGCGAGCACCTGGGGTTCGTCGAGCGGCTACGCGAAGCAGTCGGTGACGTTCACCACCGGTTCGTCCGGCACGGTGACCGTCTATCTGCACGGCTGGTACGGACAGGGCACGGTCTACGGCGACGACATCTCCGTGACGTCCTGA